From a single Nicotiana tomentosiformis chromosome 2, ASM39032v3, whole genome shotgun sequence genomic region:
- the LOC104089787 gene encoding uncharacterized protein isoform X3 yields the protein MQLYSLFDPVNGAKKLEQQKLSPEEIDILEQNFLTYLFQIMHKSNFKIASDEEIDVAHSGQYLLNLPITVDESKLDKKLLEKYFAEHPHEDLPEFADKYVIFRRGIGIDRTTDYFFMEKVDMIIGRTWAWILRKTRIDRLFSRRSSSRRKKDPKKDDEINSEAEDHDLYVERIRIENMELSLRSLLSKITIQEPTFDRIIVVYRRAGTSSKSDRGIYVKHFRHIPMADLEIVLPEKRNPSLTPMDWVKFLVSAIVGLVAVVGSLELPKADFWVIFAVLSTVIGYCAKTYFTFQQNMATYQNLITQSMYDKQLDSGRGTLLHLCDDVIQQEVKEVIISFFILMEQGKATLQDLDLRCEELLKEEFGVSCNFDVDDAVQKLDKLGIVARDTIGRYYCVGLKRANEIIGTTTEELVLKAKQGATSP from the exons ATG CAATTATACTCTTTGTTTGATCCTGTGAACGGGGCTAAGAAATTGGAACAACAGAAGTTATCTCCAGAAGAGATTGACATTCTTGAACAGAATTTCTTGACATATTTGTTTCAG ATTATGCACAAAAGCAATTTTAAAATAGCTAGTGATGAAGAGATTGATGTTGCACATTCAGGACAGTATCTTCTAAATCTTCCAATCACTGTTGATGAATCTAAG CTTGACAAAAAACTTTTAGAGAAGTATTTTGCAGAGCATCCTCATGAGGACCTTCCAGAGTTTGCTGACAAG TATGTAATCTTTCGACGCGGCATTGGAATTGATAGGACTACTGATTACTTTTTCATGGAAAAAGTGGACATGATTATTGGACGCACTTGGGCATGGATTTTGAGAAAAACAAG GATTGATAGACTATTTTCGAGGAGATCAAGTTCACGGCGCAAAAAGGATCCCAAAAAAGACGATGAGATCAACAGTGAAGCAGAAGATCATGACTTATATGTTGAACGTATCCGCATTGAAAATATGGAACTCAG TTTACGTAGTCTGCTGAGCAAGATAACAATTCAAGAGCCTACTTTTGACAGGATAATTGTTGTCTACAG ACGAGCTGGTACCTCATCAAAATCTGATCGAGGAATTTATGTGAAGCATTTCAGGCACATCCCAATGGCTGACCTGGAAATTGTCCTT cCAGAGAAAAGGAATCCCAGTTTAACTCCAATGGATTGGGTCAAATTCCTTGTGTCTGCAATAGTTGGTCTG GTAGCTGTTGTGGGTTCGCTTGAATTGCCTAAAGCTGATTTCTGGGTCATATTTGCTGTTCTCTCCACGGTGATAGGCTATTGTGCAAAGACATACTTCAC GTTTCAACAAAATATGGCAACATATCAGAACTTGATTACCCAGTCAATGTATGATAAACAGCTAGATAGTGGAAGGGGTACTCTTCTCCATTTGTGCGATGATGTGATTCAGCAAGAA GTAAAGGaagttattatttcatttttcattttgatGGAACAGGGTAAAGCTACTTTGCAG GACCTTGATCTGCGGTGCGAGGAGTTACTAAAAGAAGAGTTCGGTGTAAGCTGTAATTTTGATGTAGATGATGCTGTTCAGAAACTAGATAAATTAGGCATTGTTGCTCGG GATACGATTGGAAGGTACTATTGTGTTGGTCTCAAGCGTGCAAATGAGATAATTGGGACCACTACGGAAGAGCTTGTCCTCAAAGCAAAGCAGGGTGCCACTTCTCCTTGA
- the LOC104089787 gene encoding uncharacterized protein isoform X2, producing MEKKKEVIRLERESVIPVLKPRLIMALADLIEHSSDRAEFLKLCKRVEYTIHAWYLLQFEDLMQLYSLFDPVNGAKKLEQQKLSPEEIDILEQNFLTYLFQIMHKSNFKIASDEEIDVAHSGQYLLNLPITVDESKLDKKLLEKYFAEHPHEDLPEFADKYVIFRRGIGIDRTTDYFFMEKVDMIIGRTWAWILRKTRIDRLFSRRSSSRRKKDPKKDDEINSEAEDHDLYVERIRIENMELSLRSLLSKITIQEPTFDRIIVVYRRAGTSSKSDRGIYVKHFRHIPMADLEIVLPEKRNPSLTPMDWVKFLVSAIVGLVAVVGSLELPKADFWVIFAVLSTVIGYCAKTYFTFQQNMATYQNLITQSMYDKQLDSGRGTLLHLCDDVIQQEVKEVIISFFILMEQGKATLQDLDLRCEELLKEEFGVSCNFDVDDAVQKLDKLGIVARDTIGRYYCVGLKRANEIIGTTTEELVLKAKQGATSP from the exons AtggagaagaagaaagaggtgatCCGTTTGGAGCGCGAGTCTGTTATTCCAGTCCTCAAACCCAGGCTCATCATGGCCCTCGCCGACCTTATAG AACATAGTTCTGACCGGGCTGAATTTCTGAAGCTTTGCAAGAGGGTTGAGTACACAATTCATGCTTGGTATCTTCTACAATTTGAGGATCTCATG CAATTATACTCTTTGTTTGATCCTGTGAACGGGGCTAAGAAATTGGAACAACAGAAGTTATCTCCAGAAGAGATTGACATTCTTGAACAGAATTTCTTGACATATTTGTTTCAG ATTATGCACAAAAGCAATTTTAAAATAGCTAGTGATGAAGAGATTGATGTTGCACATTCAGGACAGTATCTTCTAAATCTTCCAATCACTGTTGATGAATCTAAG CTTGACAAAAAACTTTTAGAGAAGTATTTTGCAGAGCATCCTCATGAGGACCTTCCAGAGTTTGCTGACAAG TATGTAATCTTTCGACGCGGCATTGGAATTGATAGGACTACTGATTACTTTTTCATGGAAAAAGTGGACATGATTATTGGACGCACTTGGGCATGGATTTTGAGAAAAACAAG GATTGATAGACTATTTTCGAGGAGATCAAGTTCACGGCGCAAAAAGGATCCCAAAAAAGACGATGAGATCAACAGTGAAGCAGAAGATCATGACTTATATGTTGAACGTATCCGCATTGAAAATATGGAACTCAG TTTACGTAGTCTGCTGAGCAAGATAACAATTCAAGAGCCTACTTTTGACAGGATAATTGTTGTCTACAG ACGAGCTGGTACCTCATCAAAATCTGATCGAGGAATTTATGTGAAGCATTTCAGGCACATCCCAATGGCTGACCTGGAAATTGTCCTT cCAGAGAAAAGGAATCCCAGTTTAACTCCAATGGATTGGGTCAAATTCCTTGTGTCTGCAATAGTTGGTCTG GTAGCTGTTGTGGGTTCGCTTGAATTGCCTAAAGCTGATTTCTGGGTCATATTTGCTGTTCTCTCCACGGTGATAGGCTATTGTGCAAAGACATACTTCAC GTTTCAACAAAATATGGCAACATATCAGAACTTGATTACCCAGTCAATGTATGATAAACAGCTAGATAGTGGAAGGGGTACTCTTCTCCATTTGTGCGATGATGTGATTCAGCAAGAA GTAAAGGaagttattatttcatttttcattttgatGGAACAGGGTAAAGCTACTTTGCAG GACCTTGATCTGCGGTGCGAGGAGTTACTAAAAGAAGAGTTCGGTGTAAGCTGTAATTTTGATGTAGATGATGCTGTTCAGAAACTAGATAAATTAGGCATTGTTGCTCGG GATACGATTGGAAGGTACTATTGTGTTGGTCTCAAGCGTGCAAATGAGATAATTGGGACCACTACGGAAGAGCTTGTCCTCAAAGCAAAGCAGGGTGCCACTTCTCCTTGA
- the LOC104089786 gene encoding nodulation receptor kinase → MSRTLAAIVGGAAGAVALVGIVIVILWFCIFHKRSISRTSETGSSDPSIQVGKTAGIELTLRDARRFQIEELSLATKGFSDKSLIGQGKFGEVYKGLLHDGMLVAIKRRSAVPSQEFIDEVRYLSSIQHRNLVTLLGYCQEHDQQILVYEYIPNGSVSIHLYGDGHVTQEKLEFKHRLSIALGAAKGLAHLHSLSPRLIHKDFKTANVLVDENFIAKVADAGLRNFLGRFEVAGPSSRVAADEIFLAPEVREFRRFSEKSDTYSFGVFLLELVSGREAMDLLSSDLNINIVEWVENYQESGNISAIIDQRLGNSFTTEGMEEFMQLTVRCMDPSSERRPTMSYVVTELDRILEKEMSLTTIMGEGTPVVTLGSQLFRASK, encoded by the exons ATGTCAAGGACTCTTGCAGCAATTGTAGGAGGTGCTGCAGGAGCCGTGGCATTGGTGGGGATTGTGATTGTCATTTTATGGTTCTGTATTTTTCATAAAAGGAGCATTTCAAGAACTTCTGAGACAGGCTCTTCTGATCCATCTATTCAAG TTGGAAAAACTGCTGGGATTGAATTGACCTTACGAGATGCCAGGCGCTTCCAGATAGAAGAATTGTCTTTGGCAACAAAAGGTTTTAGTGATAAGAGTTTGATTGGCCAAGGCAAATTTGGGGAGGTGTACAAGGGATTGCTTCATGATGGCATGCTTGTAGCAATAAAAAGGCGATCGGCTGTTCCTAGCCAGGAATTTATTGACGAG GTTCGCTATCTCTCATCTATTCAGCACCGGAACTTAGTCACCCTCCTAGGATACTGCCAGGAACATGATCAGCAGATTCTTGTCTATGAGTACATACCTAATGGAAGTGTATCCATTCACTTATATG GCGATGGTCATGTTACACAAGAGAAACTTGAGTTCAAGCATAGGCTTTCTATAGCTCTAGGGGCAGCTAAAG GTCTTGCTCATCTTCATTCCCTAAGTCCCCGCTTGATTCATAAAGACTTCAAGACAGCAAATGTTCTCGTGGATGAAAATTTCATAGCTAAAGTTGCAGATGCAGGATTACGCAATTTTCTTGGGAGATTTGAGGTTGCAGGCCCATCTTCTCGAGTGGCTGCTGATGAAATTTTTCTTGCTCCAGA GGTCAGAGAGTTCCGACGATTTTCTGAGAAAAGTGATACCTACAGTTTTGGTGTATTTCTCCTGGAGCTAGTTAGTGGCCGTGAAGCAATGGATTTGCTGTCTTCAGATTTGAATATAAACATAGTTGAATGG GTGGAGAATTATCAGGAATCTGGCAACATATCTGCCATCATCGATCAAAGATTGGGTAATAGCTTTACCACAGAAGGCATGGAAGAGTTCATGCAGTTGACTGTCCGTTGTATGGACCCTTCGAGTGAAAGGCGGCCTACCATGAGTTATGTGGTGACGGAACTGGATCGGATACTGGAGAAAGAGATGAGCTTGACAACAATCATGGGAGAAGGAACTCCAGTTGTGACTCTTGGAAGCCAGCTTTTTAGGGCTTCAAAATAA
- the LOC104089787 gene encoding uncharacterized protein isoform X1: MDFKKFKLVLDISKGGDPSSKEGGTLYTLHVNFTETLDGHGSKSPKEHSSDRAEFLKLCKRVEYTIHAWYLLQFEDLMQLYSLFDPVNGAKKLEQQKLSPEEIDILEQNFLTYLFQIMHKSNFKIASDEEIDVAHSGQYLLNLPITVDESKLDKKLLEKYFAEHPHEDLPEFADKYVIFRRGIGIDRTTDYFFMEKVDMIIGRTWAWILRKTRIDRLFSRRSSSRRKKDPKKDDEINSEAEDHDLYVERIRIENMELSLRSLLSKITIQEPTFDRIIVVYRRAGTSSKSDRGIYVKHFRHIPMADLEIVLPEKRNPSLTPMDWVKFLVSAIVGLVAVVGSLELPKADFWVIFAVLSTVIGYCAKTYFTFQQNMATYQNLITQSMYDKQLDSGRGTLLHLCDDVIQQEVKEVIISFFILMEQGKATLQDLDLRCEELLKEEFGVSCNFDVDDAVQKLDKLGIVARDTIGRYYCVGLKRANEIIGTTTEELVLKAKQGATSP; encoded by the exons ATGGATTTCAAGAAATT TAAATTAGTGCTGGACATTTCAAAAGGAGGAGACCCCAGTTCAAAAGAAGGGGGGACCCTGTACACCCTCCATGTGAATTTTACGGAGACACTTGATGGTCATGGATCAAAATCCCCAAAAG AACATAGTTCTGACCGGGCTGAATTTCTGAAGCTTTGCAAGAGGGTTGAGTACACAATTCATGCTTGGTATCTTCTACAATTTGAGGATCTCATG CAATTATACTCTTTGTTTGATCCTGTGAACGGGGCTAAGAAATTGGAACAACAGAAGTTATCTCCAGAAGAGATTGACATTCTTGAACAGAATTTCTTGACATATTTGTTTCAG ATTATGCACAAAAGCAATTTTAAAATAGCTAGTGATGAAGAGATTGATGTTGCACATTCAGGACAGTATCTTCTAAATCTTCCAATCACTGTTGATGAATCTAAG CTTGACAAAAAACTTTTAGAGAAGTATTTTGCAGAGCATCCTCATGAGGACCTTCCAGAGTTTGCTGACAAG TATGTAATCTTTCGACGCGGCATTGGAATTGATAGGACTACTGATTACTTTTTCATGGAAAAAGTGGACATGATTATTGGACGCACTTGGGCATGGATTTTGAGAAAAACAAG GATTGATAGACTATTTTCGAGGAGATCAAGTTCACGGCGCAAAAAGGATCCCAAAAAAGACGATGAGATCAACAGTGAAGCAGAAGATCATGACTTATATGTTGAACGTATCCGCATTGAAAATATGGAACTCAG TTTACGTAGTCTGCTGAGCAAGATAACAATTCAAGAGCCTACTTTTGACAGGATAATTGTTGTCTACAG ACGAGCTGGTACCTCATCAAAATCTGATCGAGGAATTTATGTGAAGCATTTCAGGCACATCCCAATGGCTGACCTGGAAATTGTCCTT cCAGAGAAAAGGAATCCCAGTTTAACTCCAATGGATTGGGTCAAATTCCTTGTGTCTGCAATAGTTGGTCTG GTAGCTGTTGTGGGTTCGCTTGAATTGCCTAAAGCTGATTTCTGGGTCATATTTGCTGTTCTCTCCACGGTGATAGGCTATTGTGCAAAGACATACTTCAC GTTTCAACAAAATATGGCAACATATCAGAACTTGATTACCCAGTCAATGTATGATAAACAGCTAGATAGTGGAAGGGGTACTCTTCTCCATTTGTGCGATGATGTGATTCAGCAAGAA GTAAAGGaagttattatttcatttttcattttgatGGAACAGGGTAAAGCTACTTTGCAG GACCTTGATCTGCGGTGCGAGGAGTTACTAAAAGAAGAGTTCGGTGTAAGCTGTAATTTTGATGTAGATGATGCTGTTCAGAAACTAGATAAATTAGGCATTGTTGCTCGG GATACGATTGGAAGGTACTATTGTGTTGGTCTCAAGCGTGCAAATGAGATAATTGGGACCACTACGGAAGAGCTTGTCCTCAAAGCAAAGCAGGGTGCCACTTCTCCTTGA
- the LOC104089787 gene encoding uncharacterized protein isoform X4: protein MLMQIMHKSNFKIASDEEIDVAHSGQYLLNLPITVDESKLDKKLLEKYFAEHPHEDLPEFADKYVIFRRGIGIDRTTDYFFMEKVDMIIGRTWAWILRKTRIDRLFSRRSSSRRKKDPKKDDEINSEAEDHDLYVERIRIENMELSLRSLLSKITIQEPTFDRIIVVYRRAGTSSKSDRGIYVKHFRHIPMADLEIVLPEKRNPSLTPMDWVKFLVSAIVGLVAVVGSLELPKADFWVIFAVLSTVIGYCAKTYFTFQQNMATYQNLITQSMYDKQLDSGRGTLLHLCDDVIQQEVKEVIISFFILMEQGKATLQDLDLRCEELLKEEFGVSCNFDVDDAVQKLDKLGIVARDTIGRYYCVGLKRANEIIGTTTEELVLKAKQGATSP, encoded by the exons ATGCTGATGCAGATTATGCACAAAAGCAATTTTAAAATAGCTAGTGATGAAGAGATTGATGTTGCACATTCAGGACAGTATCTTCTAAATCTTCCAATCACTGTTGATGAATCTAAG CTTGACAAAAAACTTTTAGAGAAGTATTTTGCAGAGCATCCTCATGAGGACCTTCCAGAGTTTGCTGACAAG TATGTAATCTTTCGACGCGGCATTGGAATTGATAGGACTACTGATTACTTTTTCATGGAAAAAGTGGACATGATTATTGGACGCACTTGGGCATGGATTTTGAGAAAAACAAG GATTGATAGACTATTTTCGAGGAGATCAAGTTCACGGCGCAAAAAGGATCCCAAAAAAGACGATGAGATCAACAGTGAAGCAGAAGATCATGACTTATATGTTGAACGTATCCGCATTGAAAATATGGAACTCAG TTTACGTAGTCTGCTGAGCAAGATAACAATTCAAGAGCCTACTTTTGACAGGATAATTGTTGTCTACAG ACGAGCTGGTACCTCATCAAAATCTGATCGAGGAATTTATGTGAAGCATTTCAGGCACATCCCAATGGCTGACCTGGAAATTGTCCTT cCAGAGAAAAGGAATCCCAGTTTAACTCCAATGGATTGGGTCAAATTCCTTGTGTCTGCAATAGTTGGTCTG GTAGCTGTTGTGGGTTCGCTTGAATTGCCTAAAGCTGATTTCTGGGTCATATTTGCTGTTCTCTCCACGGTGATAGGCTATTGTGCAAAGACATACTTCAC GTTTCAACAAAATATGGCAACATATCAGAACTTGATTACCCAGTCAATGTATGATAAACAGCTAGATAGTGGAAGGGGTACTCTTCTCCATTTGTGCGATGATGTGATTCAGCAAGAA GTAAAGGaagttattatttcatttttcattttgatGGAACAGGGTAAAGCTACTTTGCAG GACCTTGATCTGCGGTGCGAGGAGTTACTAAAAGAAGAGTTCGGTGTAAGCTGTAATTTTGATGTAGATGATGCTGTTCAGAAACTAGATAAATTAGGCATTGTTGCTCGG GATACGATTGGAAGGTACTATTGTGTTGGTCTCAAGCGTGCAAATGAGATAATTGGGACCACTACGGAAGAGCTTGTCCTCAAAGCAAAGCAGGGTGCCACTTCTCCTTGA